One segment of Nostoc flagelliforme CCNUN1 DNA contains the following:
- the galE gene encoding UDP-glucose 4-epimerase GalE, producing MSPGKPTILVTGGAGYIGSHTVLALKQAGYNVVILDNLVYGHRDLVEKVLQVELIVGDTGDRALLDHLFKTHDIAAVMHFSAYAYVGESVTDPAKYYRNNVVGTLTLLEAMLTASVNKFVFSSTCATYGVPEFVPIPENHPQNPINPYGATKLMVERILSDFDVAYGFKSVRFRYFNAAGANPSGLLGEDHNPETHLIPLVLMTALGKRESISIFGTDYPTPDGTCIRDYIHVNDLADAHILGLEYLLKGSDSEVFNLGNGSGFSVREVIAATEQVTGISISVEERDRRPGDPPILIGASEKARTILGWKPQYPSIKDIVDHAWQWHQKRHK from the coding sequence ATGTCGCCTGGAAAGCCTACCATTTTGGTAACGGGGGGAGCTGGATATATTGGTTCTCATACGGTGCTTGCTTTGAAGCAGGCGGGTTATAACGTTGTCATACTTGATAATCTGGTCTATGGACATCGTGACCTGGTAGAAAAGGTTTTACAGGTAGAACTAATAGTAGGGGATACAGGCGATCGCGCTTTGCTAGATCACCTATTTAAAACCCACGATATTGCTGCTGTGATGCACTTTTCTGCTTATGCCTACGTAGGAGAATCGGTGACTGACCCGGCTAAATACTACCGCAATAACGTTGTTGGTACTTTGACCCTGTTAGAAGCGATGCTGACGGCATCTGTGAATAAATTTGTCTTTTCTTCTACTTGTGCCACCTACGGTGTACCAGAATTTGTACCCATTCCAGAAAACCATCCCCAAAATCCGATTAATCCATACGGCGCTACAAAGCTAATGGTAGAGCGGATTCTTTCTGATTTTGATGTTGCTTACGGTTTTAAATCAGTGCGTTTCCGCTATTTTAATGCTGCTGGTGCTAACCCCAGTGGCTTGCTTGGCGAGGATCACAATCCAGAAACCCATTTGATTCCCTTGGTGCTGATGACAGCTTTAGGCAAACGAGAATCCATCTCAATTTTCGGCACTGATTACCCTACGCCTGATGGTACTTGTATTCGTGATTATATTCATGTTAACGACTTAGCAGATGCCCATATTTTGGGATTGGAATATTTATTAAAAGGTAGCGATAGCGAAGTTTTCAATTTGGGCAATGGCAGTGGTTTCTCTGTTAGAGAAGTCATTGCAGCTACCGAACAGGTGACAGGAATTTCTATATCAGTAGAAGAACGCGATCGCCGTCCTGGTGATCCTCCAATTCTCATTGGCGCAAGCGAGAAAGCCAGAACAATTCTAGGCTGGAAACCTCAGTATCCATCCATCAAAGATATTGTCGATCATGCGTGGCAATGGCATCAAAAGCGACACAAATAA